The genomic region TTCGCGACCGTCGGATCAAAGAACTTGGTTTGACACTGCTTACGCATGTCAATCCGGACGGAATCGCACAGGGGATCAACCCTTTTATTCACGGCAGTGCGATTCATACTGATGTGATGAAGACGGAAGGGTTGAAGCAGGCATTGAATTATTATGAATTCGACGCCGTTTTCGGCGGTGCGCGTCGGGATGAAGAGAAAAGTCGGGCAAAAGAGCGGATTTATTCATTCCGTGACAAAAATCATCGCTGGAATCCGAAAAATCAGCGTCCGGAGTTGTGGAATATCTATAACGGACGGATACATAACGGTGAAAGTATCCGGGTATTCCCCCTCTCAAACTGGACGGAACTAGATATTTGGCAATACATCTATTTAGAAGGTATTCCAATCGTTCCCCTCTATTATGCGGCGCCGCGTCCGGTAGTCGAACGTGACGGAGTGAAGATTATGGTGGATGATGATCGGTTTCCGCTTGAAGAGGGAGAAGTACCGAGTATTGAAAATGTCCGTTTTCGGACATTGGGATGTTACCCTCTGACCGGAGCGGTTGTGAGTGATGCGGTTACTTTGCCGGACATCATTCAAGAGATGCTTTTGACCAAAACGTCTGAGCGTCAAGGGCGTCTGATCGATGCTGACAGCTCGGGATCAATGGAAAAGAAAAAAATTGAAGGATATTTCTAATGGCACATCAAGGCGATTTGATAGCCACCGATATCGAGGGCTATCTTCATGAACAACAACACAAAGAGTTGCTCCGCTTTATTACATGCGGGAGTGTCGATGATGGCAAAAGTACCCTGATCGGGCGACTGCTGCACGATTCAAAAATGATTTTCGAGGACCAGCTCGAGAGCATAAAAAATGACAGTAAAAAGTCAGGGACGACGGGAGACAAAATCGATTTGGCACTCCTAGTCGATGGTTTGCAGAGTGAACGGGAGCAGGGGATTACGATCGATGTGGCGTACCGCTACTTTTCGACCGATAAACGTAAGTTTATTATCGCCGATACTCCGGGGCATGAGCAATACACCCGAAACATGGCAACCGGGGCGTCAACCGCGGATTTGGCGATTATCCTCATCGATGCACGATACGGAATCGTGACACAGACGCGCCGACATTCGTATATCGTCCGTCTTTTGGGGATTCGCAATGTCGTTGTAGCCATTAATAAAATGGATTTGCTCGATTTTGATCAGGAGGTCTTTGACAAGATCAATACAGAGTATCACGCCTTTGCCAAAGAGTTGGGGATTCAGGGAGTTTATTCCGTTCCGATGTCAGCTTTAGACGGAGACAATGTTGTCACGAAGAGTGAACGAACGCCATGGTATGAGGGGAAGACGTTACTGGACATCCTCGAAGAGGTTCCTTTGGCTACCGCGGCGGCTGATGCACAATTTCGGATGGTGGTGCAATACGTCAACCGGCCAAACCTTGATTTCAGAGGATTCGCGGGGACGATAGCCGCCGGAACAATTGGTGTAGGCGACGCCGTTACGACCTATCCTTCCGGAAAACAGGCAACGATAAAGTCGATCGTAACGTATGACGGTGATTTGGAATCAGCTTCAACCGGCGATGCGATAACGTTACTTTTAAATGAAGAGATCGATATCAGTCGCGGGAATGTTTTAGTGAAAACGCACGAGAGTATTGTACAGAGTAATGCGTTCAGTGCCAATTTAGTCTGGATGGATGAGGAGAAGTTTCTCCCCGGAAAGAGTTATATCTTTAAACGAGCGGCAACCGTCACTACCGTATACGTTGACGGCATTGACTATCGTGTCGATGTCAATACGCAAGAGCGTCATGACGCGGCGCATTTGGGGCTCAATGATATAGGATCGGTCCATCTGGTGTTAGCCGAACCGATCGCATTTGATTTGTACGAAGAGAATCGAGAGATGGGGGGATTTATCCTCATCGACAAAATTACCAACAATACCGTAGCGGCAGGAATGATTACCCAAAGCACGGAAAAGGATAGAACGGTACCGAAAAATACCGTGTCTGAATTTGAAATTGAGCTCAATGCTCTTATTCGGCGGCATTTTCCGCATTGGAATGCCGCAACAATCGTTTAAGGAAGATGGTATGGCGAATGAAACAAAAGCAGAGCGTATCGAGCGCATCAAGCGTGAAAAAGATGGATTGGATGTTATCGCCGATATTTATCGATACGCTAAAACAGGTGAAGCGATTGATCCGGAAGATATCGATCGTTTTAAATGGTACGGTATCTATACCCAAAACCGAAGTCTTCAGGAAGAGGGCGATGATACGCAGTATTACATGCTCAGGGTCAAGCTTGACGGAGGGTATCTAACCTCTAAACAGGTCGAAGTCTTGGGAGAAATATCGGTTCAATTCGGCCGTGAAAGCGGTGATATCACCACACGTCAGGATATACAGTTTCATTGGCTGAAAATAGAAGATTTTCCAGAAATACTGGAGCGTCTATCGACTGTAGGTTTGAGTGTGCTCGGTGCATCGGGAGACTGTCCGCGCAATATCGTGAGCTGTCCGGTGAATGGCTTCGATCATGGACAAATCGATGATGTCCGCGATGTAGTGGTTGCATTGAACAACCTGTATCGGGGAAATCCCGATTTTTCGAATTTGCCGAGAAAATTCAAAATCGGCGTGAGCGGATGCAACAAACATTGTATTCAGCATGAAGTACAGGATTTGGCATTCACTGCCGTCAAAAACGGCGATGAACTCCGCTTTAGTGTGAGTGTCGGAGGCGGTCAGGCGAGCAACCGGCGTATCGCCGATCATATCGGATATGTGAAGCGTCGGGATATCGTCAAAATTGCTGAAGCGGTAGCTCGAATCTACCGTGACTTTGGTCGTCGGGATAACCGAAATAAAGCACGGTTAGGACATTTGGTCGATGAATGGGGCGTAGAGCGTTTCGTCCGTGAACTGGAACAAGAGTCCCGTGTCGAGTTGGAGCGTTATGACAATGCACCTTTTACACCGTATCCGCGACGCACCCATTTCGGTGTCGGAGCAACCATACGAAAAGGGTACAACACGATAGGCTGTGCCATGACCAGCGGACGGATCAGCGGGGAAAAACTGTTGAAACTCGGGCGTATCCTCGAGTTGTACAAAGCCGATGGAATTACGTTGACGTCGACGCAAAATTTTGTGATCTTAAATGTCCATACCGATGCAACGGAGCCGATGATCGATACGCTTCAAGCGGTCGGATTTCATCCCTATCCGTCGGTTTTTGAAGCTCGGACACTGGCATGTACGGGGTTGAATTTTTGTAAGTTTGCGGTGAGCGAGACGAAAGACCTGGCAATCGAAGTGGTTGAATATTTGAACCGTCGGTTTCCTGATTTTGATGAACCGGTGAGCATCAGCATCAACGGCTGTCCGAATTCATGTGCACATCCCCATATCGTTGATCTGGGATTTGTCGGTGCGATCGTGAAACGGGGAGATGAACGTCTCAAAGGGTTTGATCTGATTGTCGGAGGTCATCTCGAAGGCAAAGAGAGCCGTTTTGCCGTAAAAACCGGAGTAAAGGTCGCTTCGGATGAAGTTGCAGCGTTGATTGAATCCTTGATTGAGGATTTTGAGGGGAGTAACAGTATCAATTTCGGAAATTTTTTATTGGAGAAATACGCATATGAATCAGTTATGGCGTCCACTGCTTGAGAAAGGAGACAAATTTCAGCAGATAGTACACAATACGATCGGAATACATAAAAAAACCTATTTCGATTTTACCGCGTCCGGCCTGGCGTATGAACCGATCGAGGCACGTATTCGCGAAGTACTTGAAACCTATGCGAACACCCACTCGAAAGAGGCATCGATGGCGGCTCGGACCGATCACTATTACCGTGAGGCGAGAGAACATCTCAAATCGCTTTTGGGATTGGACGGAGCCTTTGCATTATTGCCATCAGGATGCGGTGCTACGGGTGCCGTAAAACGGCTGCAAGAGATTTTGGGACTCTATATCCCACCGGCAACGCGCGCACGGTATCTTCCGACGGCTCCGGATAGTGAACTTCCGCTGGTGATTGTCGGACCGTATGAACACCATTCCAACGATATCAGCTACCGTGAAGCACTCTGCGAAACGGTTCGTATCGGGCCAAATGCCAAAGGGCTGGTTGATCTTGAACAGCTTGAGTCTATTTTGCAGGAGAATGCAGGCAGAGAGATTATCGGGACGTTTTGCATCGCTTCGAATGTGACCGGAACGATCACGCCGTATGCGGAGATATCGGCGATACTTCGTCGTTACGGGGCGATTGTGTGTTTTGATGCGGCGGCTTCGTCCCCGTATATCAACATACCGTGCGAACTGTATGACGCGATGTTTTATTCGCCGCATAAACTTTTGGGCGGACCGGGATCATGCGGTTTGCTCGCCATACGCAAAAATCTCTTTGATGCGGCTTCGACCCCTACATTTGCCGGGGGAGGAACGGTTCTTTATGTGAGCCGTACGAGCCATTATTTTGTCGAAGAGATCGAAGACCGCGAAGATGCGGGAACGCCGGGAATATTGCAGCTTATCCGTGCCGCTTTGGCCTATCAGCTGCGTAACGAGCTTGGATTTGCGTGGATCGCTTCACGCAAAAAAAGTTTATACAAACGTTTTACCGACGGGTTAAAAGAGATTGAGGGGGCAACCTGCTACGGATGCCGTAAGGCGGAAAATATCGGGATCGTGTCGTTCAATATCAAACATATCGACCCGTATGCGTTGTGTGAGGTTTTATCCAAATCGGACGGATTTCAAACACGTGCAGGATGTTCGTGCGCCGGACCTTACGGGCATGATTTGTTAGGACTGGAGGATGATACTCCGTTCCAAACGCGGCCGGGATGGCTGCGGATTAGTATCCATTATTCGCAAGAGATAGAGGATATCGATGCCTTGCTGGAAGCTATTAGAGAATCAATAAAGAGGCTTGAATGACAAAAATTTTGAAATCAAATTCAGCCGAAACCAATGAGACGTTTTCGGCGAGAAAAGGAAAAGTGTACCTCGTTGGCTGTGGTCTCGGGGATGCAGAGCAGTTGACGCTCAAAGCTTACCGGATTATCCGTGAGGCCCAGATCGTTTTGTATGATCATCTTATCACGGATGAGATTCTTGCGTTGATACCTTCGCAAACACGTAAAATCTATGTGGGTAAACCGAAAAACTGCCATAGTATCAGTCAAGAGCGGATCAATGCGCTGATTGCCGATTATGCGTCACAGGGGTTTAGCGTTGCACGGCTAAAGAGCGGTGATCCCTATATTTTCGGACGGGGAGCCGAAGAAGCGCTTTACTTGGGCGAGCAGGGGTATCAGGTTGAGATTATTGCCGGTATCTCTTCGTCGGTAGCCGGACCGGCATGTGCCGGAATTCCGCCGACCGCGAGAGGGTATGCCTCCAGTTTTTCAGTGGTATCGGCACATTTGAAAGATGCCAAGTTTAATACGGATTGGCTGCCGCTTTTAAAAGTACCGAATCATACGACTGTGGTATTGATGGGGTTGAGTTTGGCCGGAGCTATCCGTAAAGCGGCTCTTCAAAGCGGAGTTCCGAAAGATTTTCCGGTAGCGATTGTCGCA from Sulfuricurvum sp. harbors:
- the cysD gene encoding sulfate adenylyltransferase subunit CysD; translation: MISPERKTHLKALEAESIHIMREVVAEFDNPAMLYSIGKDSSVMLHLAIKAFYPSKLPFPLLHVDTTWKFKEMIEFRDRRIKELGLTLLTHVNPDGIAQGINPFIHGSAIHTDVMKTEGLKQALNYYEFDAVFGGARRDEEKSRAKERIYSFRDKNHRWNPKNQRPELWNIYNGRIHNGESIRVFPLSNWTELDIWQYIYLEGIPIVPLYYAAPRPVVERDGVKIMVDDDRFPLEEGEVPSIENVRFRTLGCYPLTGAVVSDAVTLPDIIQEMLLTKTSERQGRLIDADSSGSMEKKKIEGYF
- the cysN gene encoding sulfate adenylyltransferase subunit CysN; the protein is MAHQGDLIATDIEGYLHEQQHKELLRFITCGSVDDGKSTLIGRLLHDSKMIFEDQLESIKNDSKKSGTTGDKIDLALLVDGLQSEREQGITIDVAYRYFSTDKRKFIIADTPGHEQYTRNMATGASTADLAIILIDARYGIVTQTRRHSYIVRLLGIRNVVVAINKMDLLDFDQEVFDKINTEYHAFAKELGIQGVYSVPMSALDGDNVVTKSERTPWYEGKTLLDILEEVPLATAAADAQFRMVVQYVNRPNLDFRGFAGTIAAGTIGVGDAVTTYPSGKQATIKSIVTYDGDLESASTGDAITLLLNEEIDISRGNVLVKTHESIVQSNAFSANLVWMDEEKFLPGKSYIFKRAATVTTVYVDGIDYRVDVNTQERHDAAHLGLNDIGSVHLVLAEPIAFDLYEENREMGGFILIDKITNNTVAAGMITQSTEKDRTVPKNTVSEFEIELNALIRRHFPHWNAATIV
- a CDS encoding nitrite/sulfite reductase encodes the protein MANETKAERIERIKREKDGLDVIADIYRYAKTGEAIDPEDIDRFKWYGIYTQNRSLQEEGDDTQYYMLRVKLDGGYLTSKQVEVLGEISVQFGRESGDITTRQDIQFHWLKIEDFPEILERLSTVGLSVLGASGDCPRNIVSCPVNGFDHGQIDDVRDVVVALNNLYRGNPDFSNLPRKFKIGVSGCNKHCIQHEVQDLAFTAVKNGDELRFSVSVGGGQASNRRIADHIGYVKRRDIVKIAEAVARIYRDFGRRDNRNKARLGHLVDEWGVERFVRELEQESRVELERYDNAPFTPYPRRTHFGVGATIRKGYNTIGCAMTSGRISGEKLLKLGRILELYKADGITLTSTQNFVILNVHTDATEPMIDTLQAVGFHPYPSVFEARTLACTGLNFCKFAVSETKDLAIEVVEYLNRRFPDFDEPVSISINGCPNSCAHPHIVDLGFVGAIVKRGDERLKGFDLIVGGHLEGKESRFAVKTGVKVASDEVAALIESLIEDFEGSNSINFGNFLLEKYAYESVMASTA
- a CDS encoding aminotransferase class V-fold PLP-dependent enzyme, which translates into the protein MNQLWRPLLEKGDKFQQIVHNTIGIHKKTYFDFTASGLAYEPIEARIREVLETYANTHSKEASMAARTDHYYREAREHLKSLLGLDGAFALLPSGCGATGAVKRLQEILGLYIPPATRARYLPTAPDSELPLVIVGPYEHHSNDISYREALCETVRIGPNAKGLVDLEQLESILQENAGREIIGTFCIASNVTGTITPYAEISAILRRYGAIVCFDAAASSPYINIPCELYDAMFYSPHKLLGGPGSCGLLAIRKNLFDAASTPTFAGGGTVLYVSRTSHYFVEEIEDREDAGTPGILQLIRAALAYQLRNELGFAWIASRKKSLYKRFTDGLKEIEGATCYGCRKAENIGIVSFNIKHIDPYALCEVLSKSDGFQTRAGCSCAGPYGHDLLGLEDDTPFQTRPGWLRISIHYSQEIEDIDALLEAIRESIKRLE
- the cobA gene encoding uroporphyrinogen-III C-methyltransferase codes for the protein MTKILKSNSAETNETFSARKGKVYLVGCGLGDAEQLTLKAYRIIREAQIVLYDHLITDEILALIPSQTRKIYVGKPKNCHSISQERINALIADYASQGFSVARLKSGDPYIFGRGAEEALYLGEQGYQVEIIAGISSSVAGPACAGIPPTARGYASSFSVVSAHLKDAKFNTDWLPLLKVPNHTTVVLMGLSLAGAIRKAALQSGVPKDFPVAIVANASRPEQQSVITTVSGLAKAAKNVQGPAVIVFGDVVKLYGKLPQYQLQQVSFY